A genomic segment from Nodularia sphaerocarpa UHCC 0038 encodes:
- a CDS encoding thioredoxin family protein: MSKGVITITDSEFETEVLKAEQPVLLYFWASWCGPCQLMSPLINLAATKYSDRLKIVKIEIDPNPIIVKQYQVEGVPALRLVQGEKVLASTEGAIGKEKLLNFLDTHLSSN; this comes from the coding sequence ATGAGTAAGGGTGTAATCACCATAACTGATAGTGAGTTTGAAACCGAAGTATTGAAAGCCGAACAGCCTGTGTTGCTTTACTTTTGGGCTTCCTGGTGTGGTCCTTGTCAGTTGATGTCGCCACTAATTAACTTAGCGGCTACCAAATATAGCGATCGCCTAAAAATTGTTAAAATAGAAATTGATCCCAACCCGATCATAGTCAAACAGTACCAAGTAGAAGGCGTACCAGCCTTGAGACTAGTGCAGGGAGAAAAAGTATTAGCATCCACAGAAGGAGCTATTGGCAAAGAAAAACTACTCAACTTTTTAGATACGCACTTAAGTAGTAATTAG